One part of the Marinobacterium rhizophilum genome encodes these proteins:
- the cgtA gene encoding Obg family GTPase CgtA, which produces MKFVDEALISVEAGKGGNGCMSFRREKYVAKGGPDGGDGGDGGSVFVEADAGLNTLIDFRFTRHYKAQNGQNGMTRQCTGAKGEDLVLKLPVGTTVVDQDTGEVLADLTVEGQVEKVAQAGFHGLGNIRYKSSINRAPRQTSNGSPGEARNLKLELKVLADVGLLGLPNAGKSTFIRSVSAAKPKVANYPFTTLVPNLGVVRTESHRSFVIADIPGIIEGASEGTGLGIRFLRHLARNRLLLHLVDMAPWDEQSAAQSACVAVSELEKFSPTLEAQPRWLVLNKLDLVPEEEQEERCQAVVDALGWEGPVYRISAINKEGVQVLVKDIQGFLDQRALEIQEDPELLEVERNTRLQIDAEARECVETMRAAIRARRTGDDDDWDDFDDDEFDVDVEWVR; this is translated from the coding sequence ATGAAGTTTGTCGATGAAGCGTTGATCTCGGTGGAAGCCGGAAAAGGTGGTAACGGCTGCATGAGTTTCCGGCGCGAGAAATATGTCGCCAAAGGCGGCCCCGACGGCGGTGATGGCGGTGATGGCGGTTCTGTGTTCGTTGAGGCGGATGCTGGTCTGAATACGCTGATCGATTTTCGCTTTACGCGCCACTACAAGGCGCAGAATGGCCAGAATGGCATGACCCGTCAGTGTACCGGTGCCAAGGGTGAAGACCTGGTACTGAAGCTGCCGGTGGGCACCACGGTGGTCGACCAGGATACCGGCGAAGTGCTGGCGGACCTGACGGTCGAGGGGCAGGTAGAGAAAGTGGCTCAGGCAGGGTTTCATGGTCTGGGCAACATTCGCTACAAGAGCTCGATCAACCGTGCGCCACGCCAGACCAGTAACGGCTCGCCGGGTGAGGCGCGCAACCTGAAGCTCGAGCTCAAGGTGCTGGCGGATGTGGGTCTGCTGGGCTTGCCGAATGCGGGCAAGTCGACCTTTATTCGTTCGGTATCTGCGGCCAAGCCGAAGGTGGCGAACTATCCCTTTACGACCCTGGTGCCGAACCTGGGTGTGGTGCGTACCGAGAGTCATCGCAGTTTTGTTATTGCCGATATACCGGGCATTATCGAGGGTGCATCCGAGGGTACGGGGCTGGGGATTCGCTTCCTACGTCATTTGGCGCGCAACCGTCTGTTGCTGCATCTGGTGGATATGGCGCCCTGGGATGAGCAGAGTGCTGCGCAGTCTGCCTGTGTGGCGGTCTCCGAACTGGAAAAATTCAGCCCGACGCTTGAAGCTCAGCCGCGCTGGCTGGTGCTCAACAAGCTGGACCTGGTGCCTGAAGAGGAGCAGGAAGAGCGTTGCCAGGCGGTGGTGGATGCACTGGGCTGGGAAGGGCCCGTGTATCGCATTTCGGCGATAAACAAGGAAGGCGTGCAGGTGCTGGTCAAGGATATCCAGGGTTTCCTCGATCAGCGGGCGCTGGAGATCCAGGAAGATCCCGAGTTGCTGGAGGTTGAACGCAACACGCGTCTGCAGATTGACGCAGAGGCGCGTGAATGCGTTGAAACCATGCGTGCGGCCATTCGTGCGCGCCGCACCGGCGATGACGATGACTGGGATGATTTTGACGATGACGAGTTCGACGTTGATGTCGAATGGGTTCGCTAG
- the proB gene encoding glutamate 5-kinase, translating into MSTGRNRLKKAGRWVVKIGSALLTNDGEGLDQAAIARWVDQLAALRAQGMEILLVSSGAVAEGMSRLGWSNRPHEMYRLQAAAAIGQMGLVQAYEANFQRHGTHTAQILLTHEDLSNRRRYLNARAALGELIHLGVVPVVNENDTVVTDEIRFGDNDTLGALVANLIEADGLILLTDQLGLFESDPRSNPDAAFVSEARAEDDALIAMAGGGGKLGRGGMATKVRAARLAARSGAVTVIASGREPDVLLRLKAGDAVGTLLVPERSPEAARKQWIAGHLQARGALVLDAGAVAALRERGKSLLPAGVRDLSGSFSRGEMVILQDEQGVIVGRGLANYGADDARKLMGKPSAMIESLLGYMGEVELVHRDNLALA; encoded by the coding sequence GTGTCCACGGGTAGGAACAGGCTGAAAAAGGCCGGGCGCTGGGTTGTTAAGATCGGCAGTGCGCTGCTGACCAATGATGGCGAGGGGCTGGACCAGGCGGCGATTGCGCGCTGGGTGGACCAGTTGGCGGCGCTGCGTGCGCAAGGAATGGAGATCCTGCTGGTGTCCTCGGGTGCGGTTGCCGAGGGTATGTCGCGCCTGGGCTGGTCGAACCGGCCGCATGAAATGTACCGTTTGCAGGCGGCTGCAGCCATTGGTCAGATGGGCCTGGTGCAGGCTTACGAGGCCAATTTCCAGCGCCATGGCACCCATACTGCGCAGATTTTGCTAACCCACGAGGATCTTTCCAATCGGCGTCGCTACCTTAATGCGCGGGCGGCTCTGGGTGAGCTGATACACCTGGGTGTGGTGCCGGTGGTTAACGAAAACGACACCGTGGTTACCGACGAGATTCGTTTCGGCGATAACGATACCCTGGGTGCGCTGGTGGCCAACCTGATCGAGGCGGATGGTCTGATTCTGCTGACCGACCAGCTGGGATTGTTTGAGTCCGACCCGCGTAGCAATCCCGATGCGGCCTTTGTGTCCGAGGCGCGGGCCGAGGACGATGCCCTGATTGCCATGGCGGGCGGCGGCGGCAAGCTCGGGCGCGGCGGTATGGCAACCAAGGTGCGTGCTGCGCGCCTTGCGGCGCGCAGTGGTGCCGTCACGGTGATTGCCAGTGGTCGTGAGCCTGACGTGCTGCTCAGGCTCAAGGCTGGTGATGCTGTGGGCACGTTGCTGGTGCCGGAGCGCAGTCCCGAGGCTGCCCGCAAACAGTGGATTGCCGGGCATCTGCAGGCGAGGGGGGCTCTGGTGCTGGACGCAGGTGCCGTGGCGGCGTTGCGCGAGCGTGGCAAGAGTTTGCTGCCGGCGGGGGTGCGGGATCTTTCGGGGTCGTTTTCCCGTGGCGAGATGGTGATCCTGCAGGATGAGCAGGGTGTTATCGTGGGGCGGGGCCTGGCGAACTATGGGGCCGACGATGCGCGCAAGCTGATGGGCAAGCCAAGCGCAATGATCGAGTCACTGCTTGGCTATATGGGCGAGGTGGAGCTTGTGCACCGCGACAACCTGGCGCTGGCCTGA
- the rpsT gene encoding 30S ribosomal protein S20, which yields MANSAGSRKRARQSEKRRQHNASLRSMVRTYIKKVVKAIDSGDKAAAEGAFKTAQPIMDGSVNKGLFNKNQIARTKSRLNARIKALA from the coding sequence GTGGCAAATTCCGCAGGATCACGTAAACGCGCTCGCCAGTCGGAGAAGCGTCGCCAGCATAACGCTAGCCTGCGCTCCATGGTGCGTACTTACATCAAGAAAGTCGTTAAAGCGATCGATAGTGGCGACAAAGCCGCTGCTGAAGGCGCGTTCAAAACCGCCCAGCCGATCATGGACGGCTCTGTAAACAAGGGTCTGTTCAACAAGAACCAGATCGCTCGCACCAAGAGCCGCCTGAACGCGCGCATCAAGGCACTGGCCTAA
- the murJ gene encoding murein biosynthesis integral membrane protein MurJ: MTLLSRILGLVRDVVVASHFGASGSADAFFVAFKIPNFLRRLFAEGAFAQAFVPVLSEYRTQKSLFDVQFLVARVAGSLGSVLICITVLSVVAAPVLTAIFAPGFYMHDSERYELASEMLRITFPYLGLISMTAFAGAILNSYERFAVPAFTPVLLNLCLIGAALLFSEWFERPIFALAWGVLVAGFVQLAFQLPFLWQIRLLPGPVVDFGHPGVKKIMTLMLPALFGVSVAQVNLLLDTVLASFLQSGSVSWLYYSDRLSELPLGVFGIAIATVILPALSRKHAQKSLDQFAHTLDWALRMVLLIGLPAALALVLLAEPLLITLFHYGVLTERDVDMAAGSLRAYGCGVLAFMLIKVLAPGFFARQDMRTPVRIAVIAMVVNMVLNLLLIWPLAHVGLALATTLSAFLNAGLLLRGLLRAGVFHWQPGWGLWLLRLGSANLVMVALLVYFTPAVERWFAWGLMDRAWQMTALVLLGAGAYAATLLLAGLRLRHLRA; the protein is encoded by the coding sequence ATGACATTGCTCTCGCGCATTCTCGGTCTGGTACGGGATGTGGTGGTGGCGAGTCACTTCGGGGCATCCGGCAGTGCCGATGCCTTTTTTGTCGCCTTCAAGATTCCCAACTTCCTGCGCCGGCTGTTTGCCGAAGGCGCCTTTGCTCAGGCCTTTGTACCGGTGCTGTCCGAATACCGCACACAGAAATCGCTGTTCGACGTGCAGTTTCTGGTGGCGCGGGTGGCGGGGAGCCTGGGCTCGGTACTGATCTGTATTACGGTGCTGTCGGTGGTGGCAGCGCCCGTGCTGACGGCGATCTTTGCCCCCGGCTTTTATATGCACGACAGCGAGCGCTACGAGCTCGCGTCCGAGATGCTGCGCATCACCTTCCCCTACCTGGGGCTGATTTCCATGACGGCCTTCGCCGGCGCCATTCTTAACAGTTATGAGCGCTTTGCGGTGCCGGCCTTTACGCCGGTGCTGCTGAACCTGTGCCTGATCGGGGCGGCACTGTTGTTCAGCGAGTGGTTTGAACGGCCGATCTTTGCGCTGGCCTGGGGGGTTCTGGTTGCAGGTTTTGTGCAGCTGGCGTTTCAGCTGCCTTTCCTGTGGCAGATTCGCCTGTTACCGGGGCCTGTGGTGGATTTCGGTCACCCGGGGGTCAAGAAAATCATGACCCTGATGTTGCCGGCGCTGTTCGGGGTTTCGGTGGCACAGGTCAACCTGTTGCTGGATACAGTGCTGGCCTCCTTCCTGCAATCCGGTAGCGTGTCCTGGCTGTATTATTCGGACCGGCTGTCCGAGCTGCCGCTGGGGGTCTTTGGTATCGCGATTGCGACTGTGATTCTGCCGGCGCTGTCGCGCAAGCATGCGCAGAAATCGCTGGATCAGTTTGCTCACACGCTGGACTGGGCCTTGCGCATGGTACTGCTGATCGGCCTGCCGGCGGCGCTGGCGCTGGTGTTGCTGGCGGAACCCCTGCTGATCACCCTGTTTCACTACGGTGTTCTGACCGAGCGTGATGTCGATATGGCGGCCGGTAGCCTGCGGGCGTACGGCTGCGGTGTGCTGGCGTTCATGCTGATCAAGGTATTGGCGCCGGGCTTCTTTGCGCGCCAGGACATGCGCACGCCGGTGCGTATCGCGGTGATCGCGATGGTCGTCAACATGGTGCTGAATCTGCTGCTTATATGGCCGCTGGCCCATGTGGGGCTGGCACTGGCGACAACGCTGTCGGCTTTTTTGAACGCCGGTTTGCTGTTGCGTGGCTTGCTGCGCGCGGGTGTATTTCACTGGCAACCGGGCTGGGGGCTCTGGTTGCTGCGCCTGGGTAGCGCCAATCTTGTCATGGTCGCGCTACTGGTCTATTTCACCCCGGCGGTGGAGCGATGGTTTGCCTGGGGGCTGATGGATCGAGCCTGGCAGATGACCGCACTGGTGCTGCTGGGGGCGGGTGCCTATGCGGCTACTTTGCTACTCGCCGGGCTGCGCCTGCGGCATTTGCGGGCTTGA